A stretch of Candidatus Vicinibacter affinis DNA encodes these proteins:
- the guaA gene encoding glutamine-hydrolyzing GMP synthase produces the protein MSKKIVILDFGSQLTQLIARRIRELNIYSEIVPFHSFSPVPNPDIAAVILSGSPASVRHEESPKVDIKEILQNYPTLGICYGAQLTAQLTGGQVQASDHREYGFAQLNQLIQDPIWNEIPQASQIWMSHSDTIVSLGEGFEVIASTESIPIAAFKSVDKNHPAYFVQFHPEVVHSLFGSQLLKNFLIDACQISADWTPDSFIHRTVEDIRSRVGDEEVLLALSGGVDSSVAALLMQKAIGTRLHCFFIDNGLLRANEFDQVLESYHEMGLNVKGIDAKTHFYEALSGLEDPELKRKAIGKSFIEIFEQEAKAYPGVKWLCQGTIYPDVIESVSVYGPSATIKSHHNVGGLPEKLHLKIIEPLRLLFKDEVRKVGKNLGLKEEILGRHPFPGPGLAIRIIGDVTPAKVAILQKADEIYIRNLKESNLYHEIWQAGSVLLPVKSVGVMGDERTYENVLALRAVNSIDGMTAEWSRIPHEVLAKISNEIINKVKGINRVVYDISSKPPATIEWE, from the coding sequence ATGTCAAAAAAGATAGTGATATTGGATTTTGGTTCGCAATTGACCCAGTTGATTGCCAGAAGGATAAGAGAACTGAACATTTACAGTGAAATTGTGCCGTTCCATAGTTTTTCACCTGTTCCGAATCCAGATATTGCTGCTGTAATTCTTTCCGGAAGTCCCGCTTCTGTGCGACATGAAGAAAGTCCCAAAGTTGATATTAAAGAAATACTCCAAAATTATCCTACCTTAGGAATATGTTATGGAGCTCAATTAACAGCCCAGCTTACCGGAGGTCAAGTCCAGGCATCTGATCATCGGGAATATGGTTTTGCCCAATTGAACCAATTAATTCAAGATCCAATTTGGAATGAGATTCCGCAGGCATCGCAGATATGGATGTCTCACAGTGATACCATTGTATCACTTGGCGAAGGGTTTGAAGTCATCGCTTCCACAGAAAGCATTCCCATAGCTGCTTTTAAATCTGTTGACAAAAATCATCCTGCTTACTTCGTTCAATTTCACCCGGAGGTGGTGCACAGTTTGTTTGGTTCGCAACTGTTGAAAAACTTTTTAATTGATGCTTGTCAAATTTCAGCGGACTGGACACCGGATTCATTTATCCACCGCACAGTGGAAGATATCAGGAGTAGAGTAGGGGATGAGGAAGTTTTGTTGGCTTTATCCGGTGGGGTAGATTCCTCTGTTGCAGCGCTTTTAATGCAGAAGGCAATAGGGACTCGATTACATTGTTTTTTTATTGACAATGGACTATTGCGGGCAAATGAATTTGATCAGGTTCTGGAGAGTTACCATGAAATGGGTTTGAATGTAAAGGGAATTGATGCCAAAACTCATTTTTATGAAGCCTTGTCAGGATTGGAGGATCCGGAGTTGAAAAGAAAAGCCATCGGAAAATCCTTTATAGAAATATTTGAACAAGAGGCGAAGGCATATCCTGGGGTGAAATGGCTTTGTCAAGGCACTATTTATCCGGACGTTATCGAGTCGGTTTCAGTGTACGGTCCGTCTGCAACCATTAAATCACATCATAATGTTGGAGGATTACCGGAGAAATTGCATTTAAAGATTATAGAACCTTTGCGCTTGCTTTTTAAAGACGAAGTTAGAAAGGTGGGCAAAAATCTAGGTCTTAAAGAAGAAATTCTGGGTCGCCATCCTTTCCCTGGCCCAGGGCTGGCCATCAGAATAATTGGGGATGTTACACCGGCAAAAGTGGCGATCCTCCAAAAGGCAGATGAAATATACATTCGCAATCTTAAGGAAAGCAATTTGTATCATGAGATCTGGCAAGCAGGCTCCGTACTATTACCAGTCAAATCTGTGGGCGTTATGGGGGATGAAAGAACCTATGAAAATGTATTGGCTTTACGAGCAGTCAACTCCATCGATGGTATGACAGCAGAGTGGAGCAGAATTCCTCACGAAGTCCTGGCTAAAATTTCCAACGAGATTATTAATAAAGTTAAAGGTATAAATCGTGTAGTCTATGACATCAGTTCAAAGCCACCCGCTACCATTGAGTGGGAATAG
- a CDS encoding dephospho-CoA kinase: MITIGLTGGIGSGKSTVAGIFNSLGIPVYNSDIQARLLMEQDPTLVNKIKDLLGDEAYTPEGKLNRKWVASKVFADKMLLNQLNHLVHPAVLDDYNKWMVLQNAPYVIKESALLPETLSAQPVDFVIAVSAPIKLRIERVMERDQLSSSEVEARMKNQNTSKSFNDCADFIVYNDGKRPCIPQVLRIHKRILNFVQR; this comes from the coding sequence ATGATAACAATAGGACTTACAGGCGGAATTGGCAGCGGCAAAAGTACGGTGGCCGGTATTTTTAATAGTTTGGGAATTCCTGTCTACAACTCAGATATTCAGGCACGACTTCTCATGGAACAAGATCCAACTTTGGTAAATAAAATTAAAGATTTATTAGGGGATGAAGCATACACACCTGAAGGCAAGTTAAACAGAAAATGGGTTGCCTCAAAAGTTTTTGCAGACAAGATGTTACTTAATCAACTCAATCATCTGGTCCATCCGGCAGTTCTGGATGATTATAACAAATGGATGGTCTTGCAAAACGCTCCCTATGTAATTAAAGAATCAGCCCTGCTACCTGAAACGCTCAGTGCTCAACCAGTTGATTTTGTCATTGCCGTGAGTGCTCCAATTAAATTACGCATTGAAAGAGTCATGGAAAGAGACCAACTTTCGTCGTCAGAAGTTGAGGCCAGGATGAAAAATCAAAATACTTCAAAGTCCTTCAATGATTGTGCTGATTTTATAGTGTATAATGACGGCAAAAGACCCTGCATTCCACAAGTTCTGAGGATTCATAAAAGAATTCTTAATTTTGTACAGCGTTAA
- the nusB gene encoding transcription antitermination factor NusB, protein MLSRRNVRVKVMQQLYSLAQDKELSLAGAKRAYLQSVQDTFLLYLLNLYCITRVCSFAEEDGQTRLKKHLKSEDDIKFTPKLYNNPLISSLVNNKVLQARFKKERFDEGLDEDLFRKIYKEFAKEEPYIKYLLADSTNEDTIEILLELYRTCRRNELFNEIMDDRFFGWSDDKSLVIGALKKTLKALPAEGSFYEEHQPDEETVKDFGLFLLTKTYEEDAVLEDMIKPVLENWDSERVALIDMILIKMGIIEMLNIKTIPAKVTLNEYVELSKQYSTDKSKEFVNGLLDKILKELMERGQIVKEGRGLME, encoded by the coding sequence ATGCTTAGTAGGAGGAATGTTCGCGTCAAAGTGATGCAACAATTGTATAGTTTAGCACAGGACAAAGAACTGAGTCTTGCAGGGGCCAAAAGAGCTTACCTGCAGTCTGTACAGGACACTTTTCTACTTTATTTACTCAATTTATATTGCATCACCAGGGTCTGTTCCTTTGCCGAAGAGGATGGACAAACCCGGCTTAAAAAGCATCTTAAATCTGAAGATGACATTAAGTTTACCCCCAAACTTTATAATAATCCGCTGATTTCCAGTTTGGTAAATAATAAAGTGCTTCAAGCAAGATTTAAAAAGGAAAGATTTGATGAAGGCTTGGATGAGGATCTCTTCAGGAAGATTTATAAAGAGTTCGCAAAGGAAGAGCCTTACATTAAGTATTTGTTGGCAGATTCAACTAATGAAGATACCATTGAAATTCTTCTGGAATTGTACAGGACCTGCCGACGCAATGAATTGTTTAATGAAATAATGGATGACCGATTTTTCGGTTGGTCAGATGATAAATCCCTTGTCATTGGGGCACTTAAAAAGACATTGAAGGCCCTTCCTGCCGAAGGATCATTTTATGAGGAACATCAGCCGGATGAAGAGACGGTAAAGGATTTTGGACTTTTCTTGTTGACCAAAACATATGAAGAGGATGCAGTCCTGGAGGATATGATTAAACCAGTTCTGGAAAATTGGGATTCCGAAAGAGTTGCCTTAATAGATATGATTTTGATAAAAATGGGAATTATTGAAATGCTGAATATCAAAACAATCCCCGCCAAGGTGACTTTGAATGAATACGTAGAATTATCTAAACAATACAGCACCGATAAGTCTAAAGAATTTGTCAATGGATTGCTTGATAAAATACTGAAAGAATTAATGGAGCGAGGCCAAATAGTGAAAGAGGGCAGGGGCCTGATGGAATAA
- a CDS encoding YigZ family protein, producing MSNQMHSHLTLELPSEGNYSEKGSRFIAFAIPFKEVDLLKVQSKYFKTLHPKSRHVCAAVRTGTNGEFFRLDDDGEPSGTAAKPMLGQIDSFRLTDVGVFCVRYFGGIQLGTSGLIKAYKTAAFDALNKASIIEIKHMIRYRINAEPEKIQILLGICKQLGVVKCNWDPINFNQLNIEFPIEQKLEIIAKIKTRFDRTNLDKINDNFELRSCIITEV from the coding sequence ATGAGTAACCAAATGCACAGTCATCTGACTTTAGAGCTGCCTTCTGAAGGCAACTATTCAGAAAAGGGAAGTCGGTTTATTGCATTTGCCATTCCATTTAAGGAAGTTGATTTGCTGAAAGTTCAGAGTAAATATTTCAAAACACTGCACCCTAAATCCCGCCACGTTTGTGCTGCAGTGCGTACAGGTACAAATGGGGAATTCTTTAGATTGGATGATGATGGAGAACCAAGTGGAACGGCAGCAAAACCAATGTTGGGTCAAATTGACAGCTTTCGTTTGACCGATGTGGGTGTTTTTTGTGTCCGATATTTTGGTGGAATCCAGTTGGGTACTTCAGGACTAATCAAAGCCTATAAAACAGCAGCCTTTGATGCATTGAACAAGGCCAGTATTATTGAAATCAAACACATGATCCGTTACCGGATAAATGCAGAACCTGAAAAAATTCAAATCTTATTAGGCATATGCAAACAATTAGGAGTGGTCAAATGCAATTGGGATCCCATAAATTTCAATCAACTGAACATTGAATTTCCTATTGAACAAAAGCTTGAAATAATTGCCAAAATTAAGACAAGATTTGACCGGACCAATCTTGATAAAATCAATGATAACTTCGAACTCAGGTCGTGTATAATTACGGAAGTTTAA
- a CDS encoding DoxX family protein has protein sequence MSRIKGTVKSLPDSFLQNFCGGLFIFSGLVKAVDPMGTAFKMEEYFKEFELTARGSFLSFSADLFPFLLKFSVGFSVFMIVLEIVIGVMLIIGAYRKLGAWLFFLIMIFFTILTGYTFLTGYVPKDINFFEFGKWTSFDKEFMRVKNCGCFGDFIKLDPRTSFIKDLFLMIPAIWFLLRWSKMHEIFSASIRTALTLMSVIGLTLFCFSNYIWNEPIVDFRPFKNGTDVKTTKETEQKAMGDVKIIAWKLRNKLSNELKNVPDEEYMANLKNFPKTEWEVLDQVKSEPAIPQTKISDFALFDLEGSDITEEILNEPKSRLMINCPKLYFSSKSAMVSRQDTVYKVDTIWFGLKKDSFNLNSTVLEIKTVEEKKNVYTWDENYLIPLKEKILPLLDSLKSDNIQGFLVAGGASEEALADLKASLKLDIPVYTSDDILLKTIMRSNPGLILWRNGKIIHKWHHGHLPTPNEMRRDFLDWQAPLIH, from the coding sequence ATGTCAAGAATTAAGGGGACTGTAAAATCCTTACCGGATAGTTTTTTACAAAATTTTTGCGGTGGTTTGTTTATATTTTCTGGTCTGGTAAAAGCAGTAGACCCTATGGGAACTGCTTTTAAGATGGAAGAATATTTTAAAGAATTTGAGCTTACTGCAAGAGGATCATTTTTGAGTTTTTCAGCAGACTTGTTTCCATTTCTACTTAAATTTTCAGTTGGGTTTTCTGTTTTTATGATTGTTTTGGAAATCGTAATAGGTGTAATGCTGATCATTGGAGCATATAGAAAACTTGGGGCTTGGTTATTTTTTCTGATCATGATTTTCTTTACAATCCTCACCGGCTATACCTTTTTGACCGGTTATGTGCCAAAGGATATCAATTTCTTTGAGTTTGGCAAATGGACCAGTTTTGATAAGGAATTTATGCGTGTTAAAAACTGCGGTTGTTTTGGTGATTTCATAAAATTGGATCCACGAACTTCCTTTATAAAGGATTTGTTCCTGATGATTCCTGCAATTTGGTTTTTATTGAGATGGTCAAAAATGCATGAGATTTTCAGTGCTTCCATTCGTACCGCATTGACCCTTATGAGTGTAATAGGATTGACTTTATTTTGTTTTAGTAATTATATTTGGAATGAGCCTATTGTGGATTTTAGACCTTTCAAAAATGGGACTGATGTTAAAACCACTAAAGAAACCGAGCAGAAGGCAATGGGCGACGTTAAAATTATTGCCTGGAAGCTCAGGAATAAGCTATCCAATGAGTTGAAAAATGTACCGGATGAGGAGTATATGGCGAATTTGAAGAATTTTCCAAAGACTGAATGGGAAGTTTTAGACCAGGTTAAAAGTGAACCCGCGATTCCTCAAACTAAAATTTCAGATTTTGCCTTATTTGACTTAGAGGGGTCTGATATTACAGAAGAGATCTTAAATGAACCTAAGAGCCGCTTGATGATCAATTGTCCAAAACTTTATTTTAGCTCTAAATCTGCAATGGTCTCCAGACAAGATACTGTTTATAAAGTTGACACGATTTGGTTTGGTTTGAAAAAGGATAGTTTTAATCTTAACTCTACAGTTTTGGAAATCAAGACGGTTGAAGAAAAGAAAAATGTATATACCTGGGATGAAAATTACCTGATACCTTTAAAAGAAAAGATTCTTCCACTGCTCGATAGCTTAAAATCAGATAACATACAAGGGTTTCTGGTCGCCGGGGGTGCCAGTGAAGAAGCATTGGCTGATCTTAAAGCCAGTCTTAAATTGGATATTCCGGTTTATACAAGTGATGATATACTTTTAAAAACAATCATGAGGTCAAATCCGGGTCTGATACTTTGGAGAAATGGCAAGATCATTCATAAATGGCACCATGGCCATTTACCGACTCCTAATGAAATGAGAAGAGATTTTCTTGATTGGCAGGCTCCTTTGATACATTAA
- a CDS encoding pyridoxal phosphate-dependent aminotransferase — MNKFKISSRVAAMNESATLRMAQRAREMASKGFDIINLSLGEPDFDTPVHIKEKAKESIDLGYTKYTPVAGTLEIRNAISDKFREQNNLIYNPDEILVSNGAKQSFANLCFALLNEGDEVILFSPYWVSYFEIIKMAGGTPILLESTVEADYKPDLELLRKAIGPKSRMVVFSSPCNPTGTVFEVEYLEKIAGILRAFPDILVVSDEIYEHIIFNEKHVSIGSLEGMNSRTATINGFSKGFSMTGWRLGYMGAPKEVIQACTKVQGQFTSGAASFTQRAGAFALNADLESTYAMRQAFHKRRDLLLDLIKEIPEWKVNQPKGAFYILPQVNYYFGKSFNGALIKDAEDLALFLLSEAHVAVVGGDAFGAPNCLRISYSLSEEKIIEAIKRIKSALLKLK, encoded by the coding sequence ATGAATAAGTTTAAAATTTCATCAAGAGTCGCCGCCATGAATGAGTCTGCGACACTCAGGATGGCACAAAGGGCCAGAGAAATGGCTTCCAAAGGGTTTGACATCATCAATCTAAGTCTTGGTGAACCAGACTTTGACACACCGGTTCACATAAAAGAGAAAGCCAAGGAGTCAATAGATCTGGGATATACTAAATACACTCCAGTTGCGGGGACGTTGGAAATAAGGAACGCCATTTCTGATAAATTCCGTGAGCAAAACAATTTAATTTACAATCCGGATGAAATCCTGGTATCAAATGGTGCAAAGCAAAGTTTTGCCAATCTTTGTTTTGCCTTATTGAATGAAGGGGACGAAGTCATTTTATTTTCTCCTTATTGGGTATCTTATTTTGAAATTATAAAAATGGCAGGTGGCACCCCTATATTATTGGAGTCTACCGTTGAAGCAGATTACAAACCGGATTTGGAATTATTGAGAAAAGCCATAGGCCCCAAATCCCGCATGGTGGTTTTTTCATCTCCCTGTAATCCTACGGGAACAGTATTTGAGGTAGAATACTTGGAAAAAATTGCCGGTATTCTGAGAGCGTTTCCAGACATACTCGTCGTCTCCGATGAAATTTACGAACACATCATTTTTAATGAAAAACATGTTAGCATAGGGTCATTGGAAGGAATGAACTCAAGGACTGCCACAATAAATGGATTTTCAAAAGGATTTTCCATGACTGGATGGAGATTGGGATACATGGGTGCCCCAAAGGAAGTTATCCAGGCTTGCACAAAGGTACAGGGTCAATTCACCAGCGGAGCAGCCTCCTTCACACAAAGAGCCGGAGCATTTGCTTTAAATGCAGACCTTGAAAGCACCTACGCAATGAGACAGGCTTTTCATAAAAGACGGGACCTCTTATTGGATTTGATCAAAGAAATTCCTGAATGGAAAGTCAATCAACCAAAGGGAGCCTTTTACATTCTTCCCCAGGTAAATTATTATTTTGGCAAATCATTTAATGGAGCCCTTATCAAGGATGCGGAAGATTTGGCTTTATTTCTGCTCTCAGAAGCACACGTTGCAGTAGTAGGAGGAGATGCATTTGGAGCCCCAAATTGCCTCAGAATCTCCTATTCACTTTCAGAAGAAAAGATAATTGAAGCAATTAAAAGAATTAAATCTGCATTGTTGAAATTGAAATAA
- a CDS encoding Omp28-related outer membrane protein has protein sequence MPFGGEKNIGKLTYEMWIYVLSDQAAYFNFQAKATIGTTWALDNYFDGDGKFRATLGSSANGYLCEIDYTPETWVKYTLIADLTDNNWEVKLNDVTVAKFANPNNTIASIDIYPNYVTGTETRGNGSTFYIDDISYDYVPFVKPNLDATLLLIGYKPQFLADLSAAGTMQVRNLGNTAITSLEVSYKLGNGATQVASFNNLNIASLGFQTIDLPAVKYLAGQNELSVEITKVNGVADDNTANNIKKSNLSGVVPAEFKKVVSEEATGTWCQWCPRGAVYMDSMARTYPKHFIGIAVHNQDTMTVPVYDRGLTSFPGFPGFPSVVNNRKTISDPLELESEFYSSIVEKTPVKLTNGATWNPTTGDLNISVRADFLDNLNGDYRFNLVITENGVKGTGAKFNQANTYSGGARGPMGGFEKLPNPVPASRMTYNHVARAILDGYDGIAGFLPTKINAGSTYFITYSLNVPITWKEPNLELVGLLLGPDGEIVNATQTTISEAVANGLYTSVENPVPAPFTVKLAPNPAADYANIDLNLTDPTQVSIEVVDMLGHLVQSRNYGILSGEMMIPVNTEAFENGSYLIKLKIGQTLQTRKLVISH, from the coding sequence TTGCCTTTTGGTGGTGAGAAGAACATTGGAAAATTGACTTACGAAATGTGGATTTATGTGCTTTCCGATCAGGCGGCCTATTTTAATTTTCAAGCTAAAGCCACCATCGGAACTACCTGGGCACTGGACAATTATTTTGATGGAGATGGTAAGTTCCGTGCTACATTAGGTAGCTCTGCTAATGGCTATTTATGCGAAATTGATTACACTCCTGAAACATGGGTGAAATACACGCTAATAGCAGATCTTACCGACAACAATTGGGAAGTAAAATTGAACGATGTGACGGTAGCAAAATTTGCGAATCCAAACAACACCATTGCATCTATAGATATTTATCCTAATTATGTAACCGGCACTGAAACACGTGGTAATGGTTCTACTTTTTACATTGATGACATCAGTTACGATTATGTACCATTCGTAAAACCAAATCTGGATGCCACGCTCCTATTGATTGGTTACAAACCACAATTTCTAGCAGACTTAAGCGCTGCCGGAACAATGCAAGTAAGAAACCTTGGAAATACTGCCATCACTTCTTTGGAGGTCAGTTATAAATTAGGTAATGGGGCAACTCAGGTGGCTTCATTTAACAACTTGAATATTGCTTCTCTTGGATTTCAGACCATTGATTTGCCAGCAGTCAAATATCTTGCAGGTCAAAACGAACTATCTGTTGAAATCACAAAAGTAAATGGAGTAGCAGATGATAACACGGCTAATAATATAAAAAAGAGCAACCTATCGGGAGTTGTTCCAGCCGAATTTAAAAAGGTAGTTTCCGAAGAGGCTACCGGAACCTGGTGCCAATGGTGCCCAAGAGGTGCTGTTTACATGGATTCCATGGCCAGAACCTATCCCAAACATTTTATTGGTATTGCGGTTCACAACCAAGATACCATGACGGTGCCTGTGTATGACAGAGGCTTGACCAGTTTTCCAGGATTCCCTGGCTTTCCAAGTGTCGTAAATAACCGTAAAACCATTTCAGATCCATTGGAACTTGAATCAGAATTTTATAGCTCCATCGTAGAAAAAACACCTGTAAAACTTACCAATGGTGCAACCTGGAATCCAACTACAGGAGACTTGAATATCTCTGTAAGAGCAGACTTTTTAGACAACCTAAATGGAGATTACAGATTTAATCTGGTCATTACAGAAAATGGTGTGAAAGGAACCGGTGCTAAATTCAATCAGGCCAATACATATTCTGGTGGGGCTCGTGGTCCAATGGGAGGATTTGAAAAATTACCAAATCCTGTTCCGGCCTCCAGAATGACCTACAATCATGTGGCCAGAGCTATCCTGGACGGTTATGATGGAATTGCAGGTTTCTTACCTACCAAGATCAATGCAGGATCTACTTATTTTATTACTTATTCCTTAAATGTTCCAATTACCTGGAAAGAACCCAATCTTGAATTAGTTGGACTACTTTTAGGCCCTGATGGAGAAATCGTAAATGCTACCCAAACTACCATTTCAGAAGCAGTTGCAAACGGCCTCTATACTTCTGTAGAGAATCCGGTTCCAGCTCCTTTCACTGTCAAATTAGCACCTAATCCGGCAGCTGATTATGCAAACATTGATCTGAATCTTACCGATCCTACGCAAGTCAGCATCGAAGTGGTCGACATGTTGGGTCATTTGGTACAAAGTAGAAATTATGGTATTTTAAGTGGGGAGATGATGATTCCTGTAAATACAGAAGCATTTGAAAACGGCTCTTACCTGATTAAACTTAAAATAGGTCAAACGTTGCAAACAAGAAAATTAGTCATCAGTCATTAA
- the rocD gene encoding ornithine--oxo-acid transaminase, whose amino-acid sequence MLPETLIDQNTSFIQLEDRYGAHNYHPLPVVLSRGEGVFVYDTSGKRYFDFLSAYSAVNQGHCHPRIVNALIQQASRLTLSSRAFFNDQLGPYEEFMNSLFGYDKLLPMNTGAEGVETAIKLCRKWGYLKKGIPDTQAKIIVFEGNFHGRTMSAVSMSTDPSSYLGFGPYLPGFVKIPYNDIQALKEVIVDPNIAGMLIEPIQGEAGVVVPADHFLKEAFELCKENNVLFIADEIQTGIARTGRMLACDHLDIRPDILILGKALSGGILPVSAVLADDEIMLCIKPGEHGSTFGGNPLACAVAMEAMQVVQDENLAENAKLQGAYLRELLNLLANKHSLITTVRGKGLLNAIVIDDHQESSLAWNLCLKMAEFGLLAKPTHGNIIRFAPPLTITRDQTEEAAGIIEKSLKSL is encoded by the coding sequence ATGTTGCCAGAAACTTTAATTGATCAAAATACCTCTTTTATTCAGCTGGAAGATCGGTATGGAGCTCATAATTATCACCCTCTTCCGGTGGTGCTCTCCAGAGGAGAAGGGGTGTTTGTTTATGATACATCGGGCAAACGTTATTTTGATTTTCTATCTGCCTATTCTGCAGTAAATCAAGGTCATTGTCATCCAAGAATCGTCAATGCTTTAATCCAACAAGCCTCCAGGCTTACCTTGAGTTCCAGGGCTTTTTTCAATGATCAGCTCGGACCTTACGAAGAATTTATGAACAGCCTATTTGGATATGATAAACTGCTTCCAATGAATACCGGTGCTGAGGGGGTTGAAACAGCAATTAAACTTTGTCGCAAGTGGGGTTATTTGAAAAAAGGCATTCCAGATACGCAAGCGAAAATAATTGTATTTGAAGGAAATTTTCATGGCCGCACCATGAGTGCAGTTTCCATGTCCACAGATCCTTCCAGTTATCTGGGTTTTGGCCCCTATTTACCAGGCTTTGTAAAAATTCCTTACAACGATATTCAGGCACTCAAAGAGGTAATTGTTGATCCTAACATTGCCGGTATGCTGATTGAGCCCATTCAGGGTGAAGCAGGAGTTGTAGTACCTGCAGATCATTTTCTTAAAGAAGCATTCGAACTATGCAAAGAAAACAATGTTCTGTTCATTGCCGATGAAATACAAACCGGTATTGCGCGAACAGGTCGCATGCTGGCCTGTGATCACCTTGACATCAGACCGGATATTCTCATTCTCGGCAAGGCTTTATCAGGTGGTATCCTTCCTGTATCAGCTGTCCTGGCTGATGATGAAATCATGCTCTGTATTAAACCCGGGGAACATGGCTCTACTTTCGGTGGAAACCCACTTGCCTGTGCAGTTGCCATGGAAGCTATGCAGGTGGTACAAGATGAAAACCTTGCTGAAAATGCAAAATTACAGGGAGCATACTTGAGAGAATTGTTGAACCTTCTTGCCAACAAGCACAGTTTAATTACCACCGTAAGAGGAAAGGGATTATTGAATGCCATTGTAATTGACGATCATCAGGAGAGTAGTCTTGCCTGGAACCTATGTCTTAAAATGGCCGAATTTGGGTTATTGGCAAAACCCACCCATGGCAATATCATCAGGTTTGCCCCTCCATTAACCATTACTCGTGATCAAACCGAAGAGGCCGCAGGCATCATAGAAAAGTCCTTAAAATCCCTGTAA
- a CDS encoding HlyC/CorC family transporter: MELLIIFGLIVLNGIFSMAEMSMVASKKFKLDNAKAKGSKGAETALELAEHPTKLLSTVQIGITLIGILLGIYSGENLTHDLEYFLSDFEFIKIYSHQFAVGIIVLMITFLSILFGELLPKRIGLSFPEPVAIALSRPMKWISIATSPFVALLTASNDVILNILGIKKSLDSSVTEEEIKSIIKESAEVGEIEEIEQDIVQRVFILGDRKISSLMTHRNEMVFLSVDENANHLRDIINKDMHSIYPVFDDQETDIVGIVSFKSIFKHINDDNFKLADLIHSPQYLPESQSAYETLKQFKKTNIHYGLVVDEYGQVQGILTLNDLLKALVGDVSEFYEEEFSYIVRDDKSLLIDGQYPLHELFRKLELPHLTNTYQVDTLSGLILEELRSMPVTGQKIQWRDFEFEIVDMDQARIDKVIIRKNKLETKP, from the coding sequence GTGGAATTATTGATTATATTCGGTTTAATCGTGCTCAATGGCATATTTTCCATGGCAGAAATGTCCATGGTTGCTTCAAAAAAATTTAAGCTGGACAATGCCAAGGCAAAAGGAAGCAAAGGTGCGGAAACAGCTCTGGAGCTTGCTGAACATCCTACTAAATTATTGTCAACTGTTCAAATTGGCATAACACTTATTGGGATTCTGTTAGGTATATACAGTGGTGAAAATCTGACCCATGACCTTGAATATTTTTTATCAGATTTTGAATTTATAAAAATCTATTCGCATCAATTTGCAGTTGGAATAATCGTGTTGATGATTACCTTTTTGTCCATTCTTTTTGGTGAGTTATTACCAAAAAGGATAGGCCTTAGTTTTCCTGAACCGGTGGCGATAGCATTATCACGACCTATGAAATGGATATCAATAGCCACTTCCCCATTCGTTGCACTTTTAACTGCTTCTAATGATGTAATTTTGAATATTCTCGGAATTAAAAAAAGTCTAGACAGCAGTGTAACAGAAGAGGAAATCAAATCCATCATTAAGGAAAGTGCCGAGGTGGGTGAAATCGAAGAAATAGAGCAGGATATTGTGCAGCGAGTATTTATTCTGGGCGACCGAAAAATTTCATCCTTAATGACCCATCGAAATGAAATGGTATTTCTATCTGTCGACGAAAATGCAAATCACTTACGGGATATCATCAATAAAGACATGCACTCAATTTATCCTGTGTTTGATGATCAGGAAACAGATATCGTAGGAATTGTAAGTTTCAAAAGTATTTTCAAACACATCAATGATGATAATTTCAAATTGGCAGATTTGATCCATTCTCCTCAATATTTACCGGAAAGTCAATCTGCTTATGAAACATTGAAGCAATTTAAAAAAACAAATATTCACTATGGTTTAGTGGTGGATGAATACGGTCAGGTACAGGGCATCTTGACCTTGAATGATTTACTAAAAGCTTTGGTGGGGGATGTCTCAGAGTTTTATGAAGAAGAATTTTCCTATATAGTCCGGGATGACAAAAGTTTATTAATCGATGGTCAATACCCACTTCATGAACTGTTTCGCAAACTTGAACTGCCCCATCTTACCAATACTTATCAGGTAGATACATTAAGCGGATTAATTTTAGAGGAGCTTCGGTCAATGCCTGTTACAGGACAAAAAATTCAATGGCGTGATTTTGAATTTGAAATTGTTGATATGGATCAAGCCAGAATTGATAAGGTAATCATCAGGAAAAATAAATTAGAAACCAAGCCATAG